A single window of Drosophila suzukii chromosome 3, CBGP_Dsuzu_IsoJpt1.0, whole genome shotgun sequence DNA harbors:
- the CtsL3 gene encoding digestive cysteine proteinase 2 yields the protein MSFLRRIVLGVPFLILFLQFGLSDVLVSDMEWAQYKDQYNKQYRTTDSYHRDLYSKRVKLVDEHNRLYSEGTVGFKMGLNEFSDIDQSLLFKYRTSISMPPEPNSDGITKTSDYKGYDEITEGIDWRQNGYISAVENQGTECLSCWAFSTSGVLEAHLAKKTSKLVPLSPKHLVDCVPYPNNGCYGGWVSVAFNYTRDHGIATKESYPYEPKKGDCRWNSTYSAGRLRSHVTLTSSDEKELAEVVFNIGPVAVSIDHLHEEFELYSGGILRIPACRSSKKDLTHSVLLVGFGTDPKWGDYWLIKNSYGTAWGESGYFKLARNANNMCGVATLPQYPLV from the coding sequence ATGAGTTTTCTTCGGCGGATTGTACTAGGAGTCCCCTTCCTTATACTTTTCCTTCAATTTGGTTTGAGCGATGTGTTAGTGAGCGATATGGAGTGGGCCCAGTACAAGGATCAGTACAACAAGCAGTACCGGACAACCGACAGTTACCACCGGGATCTGTACAGCAAAAGAGTAAAGCTGGTTGACGAGCACAACAGGCTCTATTCCGAGGGTACTGTGGGGTTCAAGATGGGATTAAACGAGTTCTCCGACATAGATCAGAGTCTCCTCTTCAAGTATCGTACATCGATCTCAATGCCCCCGGAACCAAATTCTGACGGCATTACGAAAACTTCAGACTACAAGGGCTATGACGAAATAACAGAAGGAATAGACTGGCGCCAGAACGGCTATATATCGGCAGTGGAAAATCAGGGCACCGAGTGCCTCAGCTGCTGGGCCTTCTCCACCTCAGGGGTCCTGGAGGCGCATCTGGCCAAGAAGACCTCCAAGTTGGTACCCCTTTCGCCCAAACATTTAGTGGACTGTGTTCCCTATCCGAACAATGGCTGCTACGGTGGTTGGGTGAGTGTGGCCTTTAACTACACGAGGGATCACGGCATTGCCACCAAGGAGTCCTATCCCTACGAACCCAAGAAGGGGGACTGTCGCTGGAACAGCACATATAGTGCGGGCAGATTGCGTAGCCACGTAACTCTGACCAGTTCTGATGAAAAGGAACTGGCCGAGGTGGTCTTCAACATTGGACCCGTGGCAGTATCCATTGACCACCTTCACGAAGAATTCGAACTCTATTCCGGTGGCATCTTAAGGATTCCCGCGTGCCGGTCATCCAAGAAGGACCTCACGCACTCCGTTCTCTTGGTGGGCTTTGGAACCGACCCGAAGTGGGGCGACTACTGGCTAATCAAGAACTCCTATGGAACAGCCTGGGGCGAGAGCGGCTACTTCAAGCTGGCTCGAAACGCCAACAACATGTGTGGAGTGGCAACCCTACCCCAATATCCCCTTGTTTGA
- the LOC108015818 gene encoding uncharacterized protein, with protein sequence MDFEDEEEAVQPHYAQKFRAPTDPILMATYELFKPSPQTLNLYSERNREIFAEAFIEGNLDTLGNLCVKSLAKLGIRGISPTLQASPQLMRIFYDALDVELPLRDCYLIEDQRFWRRVVLSKTLDKTLHLKRWNEFDWKSEGVSRKFVEQVESCPVNVKPEKRLAQLAEKVWEYVNAMHVRKLQALPDYAFSKYLESDPEEDITSESSDEEEISSDEPDTDLGIDGEGEEEQESSSSSEVGITFWRAESENEDTMRKNARRQRNANRQQARDAIARKRAEREEHKRRRLEKLNALRNPDPSAKKKKKKKEPPMQDVFSINVPPEVPDDEDTKPDKRNKQLMLERIKRYDYPDVHCHHIDLGFVRFFQNMVSFTLEFLGPPEVKDYHSRYLKFSHGDMVRLSRGLRSLPNLRTFRLRNSRLNLKKFRILARALQTLDSLEEVDFGYALMTDDCSEGLSYLLKRPRMYRSIQLEYNRLGSNSAVVLGEALTQSQEGVLEYLGLAHNPLNELALHSLITSIVGTPHVMALNISGTDTTHGLFARDIGTLLRSHTPLISLEMSAINIGNNQGNLILKSLEKNTKVLYADLRECDLSEEQEFEVDIIVRRNNYILENLHHGENLCAVVKERRHPIVQRIEEDLARRKECLEVRPKFSSSSEESIPEVVEEKKEVEEERDIWALLARWNQPAQPEAPVAEAPKESPSPSMAKPPPFVYEANKFDMQQFRESVFLPGPGNRFFYLQKNKTP encoded by the exons ATGGACTTCGAGGATGAGGAGGAGGCTGTGCAACCGCACTATGCGCAAAAGTTCCGGGCTCCAACCGATCCCATACTGATGGCTACTTATGAGCTCTTTAAGCCCTCACCGCAGACTTTGAACCTGTATAGCGAGCGGAACCGTGAGATTTTTGCAGAGGCCTTCATCGAGGGAAACTTGGACACCCTGGGAAATCTATGCGTTAAGAGTCTGGCCAAGCTGGGCATCCGGGGTATTTCACCCACTTTGCAGGCGAGCCCGCAGCTCATGAGGATCTTTTATGACGCCCTGGATGTTGAGTTACCTTTGAG gGACTGCTATTTGATCGAGGACCAGCGCTTTTGGCGACGCGTGGTGCTGAGCAAGACGCTGGACAAGACGCTGCACCTGAAACGCTGGAACGAGTTCGACTGGAAGTCGGAGGGCGTGAGCCGGAAGTTTGTGGAACAGGTGGAGTCCTGTCCCGTTAACGTGAAGCCGGAGAAGAGACTGGCCCAGTTGGCCGAGAAGGTTTGGGAGTACGTGAACGCCATGCACGTCCGCAAGCTGCAGGCGTTGCCCGACTACGCCTTCTCCAAGTATCTCGAGAGCGATCCCGAGGAAGACATAACCTCCGAGTCCTCGGACGAGGAGGAGATCTCCAGCGATGAGCCCGACACGGATCTGGGCATCGATGGCGAGggcgaggaggagcaggagtcCAGTTCAAGTAGCGAAGTGGGCATTACTTTCTGGCGTGCGGAGTCCGAGAACGAGGACACGATGCGCAAGAATGCGCGACGCCAGCGCAATGCCAACCGCCAGCAGGCTCGGGATGCCATTGCCAGGAAGCGGGCGGAACGCGAGGAGCACAAAAGGAGGCGCCTGGAGAAACTCAACGCCTTGAGAAACCCGGACCCTTCGGCcaagaagaaaaagaaaaagaaggaACCCCCCATGCAAGACGTGTTCAGTATAAATGTACCTCCCGAAGTTCCCGATGATGAGGATACAAAGCCGGACAAGCGCAACAAGCAGCTGATGCTGGAGCGGATCAAGCGCTACGACTATCCAGATGTCCACTGCCATCACATCGACCTGGGGTTTGTGCGCTTCTTCCAAAATATGGTGTCGTTCACACTGGAGTTTTTGGGACCACCGGAAGTGAAAGACTATCACAG CCGCTATCTGAAATTCTCACACGGTGATATGGTGCGCCTGAGCAGAGGGCTACGTTCCTTGCCGAACCTACGAACTTTCAGGCTGCGAAACAGCCGCTTGAATCTAAAGAAGTTTCGCATCTTGGCCCGCGCTCTGCAGACCTTAGATTCTCTGGAAGAGGTGGACTTCGGCTACGCTCTTATGACGGATGACTGCAGTGAAGGGTTGTCCTACTTGCTAAAGCGCCCCAGGATGTACCGCTCTATCCAGCTTGAGTACAATCGACTGGGCTCTAACTCTGCGGTGGTGCTGGGCGAGGCCTTGACCCAATCCCAGGAGGGGGTTTTGGAGTATCTGGGCCTGGCCCATAATCCGCTTAACGAGCTGGCCTTGCACTCGCTCATCACAAGCATTGTCGGCACCCCGCACGTGATGGCCCTCAACATCTCGGGCACCGACACCACCCATGGCCTATTTGCTCGGGATATAGGCACTTTGCTGCGAAGTCACACACCTCTGATCAGCCTCGAAATGTCCGCCATAAACATAGGAAACAACCAAGGAAATCTGATACTAAAGTCTCTGGAGAAGAACACGAAG GTCTTGTACGCGGACCTGCGGGAGTGTGATCTGAGCGAAGAACAAGAGTTCGAGGTGGACATAATTGTGCGTCGTAATAACTACATACTTGAGAACCTACACCACGGCGAGAATCTGTGTGCGGTGGTCAAGGAGCGACGTCATCCGATTGTCCAGCGGATTGAGGAGGACTTAGCGAGGCGCAAGGAGTGCCTGGAAGTGCGGCCCAAGTTCTCGAGCTCCAGCGAGGAGTCCATTCCCGAGGTGGTGGAGGAAAAGAaggaggtggaggaggagCGGGATATCTGGGCCCTGCTGGCTCGCTGGAACCAACCAGCTCAGCCTGAGGCGCCTGTCGCCGAGGCCCCAAAGGAATCTCCCAGCCCATCGATGGCCAAGCCACCGCCCTTTGTCTACGAGGCCAACAAGTTCGACATGCAGCAGTTTCGGGAGTCTGTCTTTCTGCCGGGTCCTGGCAATCGCTTTttctacctgcaaaagaacaAAACTCCCTAA